aacataaattttgaaaagttacattttttttccttagagtttatttttctttcttacttTTCCCGGTCACCAAAATCAAACCAACAAGTCCTCTTCTTTAGCCAgatctctctctccctttcgaTGCTCTCTCTCCGATTGGAATCCCCTTATGTTATCCTGCATTGTGTGTCATCAGATGTAAAATTCGTGAGATGAAGATGCAATCGAGAAGATGTTAATTCGTGCCAATTTGTGAGACAACAAAGATGTTGATTCATGATCATGAAGATGCCAATTTGTGGAGAAGAATGACGAAGAGCTGAgacattctttttaataaaccGACAACGTTCGTGGGAGCCATTCGTGGAGCTGACAACATACGATGAAGGCAACCTCGAGGGGATTTTGGTTGGAGAGAGAGACCGTTGGGAAGGAGAGAGATTGGGCTGAAAAAGGTGGTTTGTCGATCAGATTTTGGTGTTTAAGAAaggtaagaaagaaaaataaaccttagaaaaaatgtaacttttcaaaccttaagtTGGAAAAAAATTGTACTAAGGAGGGAAAAGagataaacttttattttttttattttactagtaaAATGGTAGATTTACCCTTACAACTAATAGAGAGTTTTAACAGAAGTTGGATGACAAGTTAGTATTTcggtttttaaaatctaacagTGGGagtttaaaaatacataaaaccttgggtgggaataagtcatttggcttttatttaaattttgttttttttttccataaaatcATCTAGAAatcaacaaatatgaaaaaaaaatttgagaggtATAAATAAGGGAAGATTTGATCCAAACCAAATCTAGGGTTAACTCAAACTCGTTTAAACTAATGTATAGTATCATTGGAGGGTCAATGGTGAGTGAACAATATCATTGAAAGGGTGAACTATGTcattaaatagaaaaatgaaccgattttgaattgaattactAAGTTAGAGCTCTATCTCAAAATTGACTCACTCGAGCCTAACTGTGGATGCAATTTGAGTAAGCTCAGATGGAATTCACCCCTAAACatacaaaatttgatatatgataaaatacCCATAGTCAATTTCTTTGGGTTCTTTTTTAGGTCTATACATGGCTCAAATCATGCCTAATTTGAAATGGCTCATTGTGTCAAGACATGACCTACAAAAAGGCCAGTTTTGTGGGTTGTGTTAGTCTATCGTAAAATCAAGGCCTTGGGCATATGACCCATAGTCCCTATGAGTTTGTGCCTCAGTAAGCTTTTTCTAAGGTCGGAttgtgaaaaattaatttttttatatttattaaaaatatttgcgAGTCGGCCCGTGCACCTTTCCCACAAGATGTATACCCCAGATTTGGCTTTTTTAACATCAGGTCGACACAACCTACTACTAAGTCTAGGCTTATGACATAATAAGGACTATCCTTAGCTTATCGGCAAATGATTGTTTAGTCTCTTCCATCAAAATTTGATGATCTCTTATAGCTGCTAAACCAAGTTTCAGATAATTTGTTTTTGGTaagtttcaaataattaatcaaattacaaattcaattaTAGGGTTAAGGGTATTATTGTCTTTTGACACCTGTTTTTGTAAGGGTATATTATGTccaataaaatagaaattataaggagtgaaaatattttttcttacatttgATAATCAATTAGAGTAGACACAACAATGAGTTATacctagacctggccacggttcgtGAACtgtcggtttcggttcgaaaccgtcggttcacggttcgaaaacataaggaccctgaaccgaaaccgtaataggacggttcgtccacgaTTCAGAACCGACgattccggttcatggccccagTTCGgaaccgatattgaaccatcaattctaatacatgatcttgatttaatttttaaattattaattataataattgaaaattaaaagaaaggtttggacttaatttttcaattaagcttcctacgtatcttcttggggtctataagttgattttcattcacatttgatatatgtgaatattaaCCAAATCTCTTATTACTGAAAGAATTTTcgctacttgccattttttgataataaataaaattaattatataaataaattatttgattaattataaaagataataaaaaagtaaataaaattaattatataaataaattatataattaattaggaaagataatacaaaaacaataaataaaattaattataaaaataaattctataattaattatgaattgtataataaaaatagaaattagaattaataaaaaattaagaaagaatttaattaaatttaagagaatttgattgaattgaaagattgagagagtattaagagttgaaagaattgagaatgagagtttgaaggattgagagtgagagtagtagagagattgaaattttagagaatgaaatttgaattggtatatatatagaaaaaaaaaattttgaaaaaattaaaaaataggagggtaaattgtaatttaaaaaagtacAGGGGGCTgaaatttctataaaaaatttgCAGGGGTTCGCTGAAAATTACAGGGGACcgggtcccctgcaatttcttcttctgctgcaagtcaacggttccctgcgcagtgATAAAAAACTAACCACATCCATCAAATTAGTTATTCTCTTGGCATTCTTCTTCAAGATTGTTcttcatcaaaattatcataaaatttgtacaaTGTAACAAAAGacaatcataattaattttttctttttatttttgcatgGTAAAAATGAATTGTATTTGAACAAGAGTAGCGATTCACTATCCATGACAATgaagaatgacaacaataaagaTAGTAGGAATTTGTTTGCTTGAGATTGTAGAAATTTTATGGGTAAATGTAGGTAttttatacccaaaaaaaaaaagtgaaagtaATTTTCTTAGCGTATACAAAGGGATAAGTATAAGAATTTTACACCAAAATTTGTGAAGATTTGGCATTAGACTTCATTATTGGTTTATTGAATTGTCGAGGGTTTGTCATCATATTGGTCATAGTCAATCACTTTAGTAAAGTGGCACTCTTTGGGTCTTTACCAACACATTATACTATGAATCCAGTAGTTGAGCTCTTTACCAAAATTTGTGACGATTTGGCATTAGACTTCGTTGTTGGTTTATTGAATTGTCGAGGTTTGCCATCATATTGGTCATAGTCAATCACTTGAGTAAAGTAGCACTCTTTGGGTCTTTACCAACACATTATACTATAAATCCAGTAGTTGAGCTCTTCTGTTTGATGGTAACATATTTGCTTTGTTTATCTCACTCAATAGTGTCTAACCGAGCTTGTTTTCACCTGTTTGtttagagttaaattttttGAGATCTTAGATATGCAGTTGCAAATAAGCTCACCTTATCACCCACAAACTGAGCACTAGTCAGAAGTGTTGAACAAATACCTTGAGCAGCACCTCTGAGCCTTCACGAACAATGAATCCAAGAGGTGGTCAAAGTTTCTAAGTGGGCAGAGTGCTACTACAACACTAGTTTTCAGTCTATTACTAGGATTGACAAAAACCAATCAATCATCCTTCCAGATCCAGTGGCCATCTTAGCTTCACTACTTGTGTTACACCGCGACTAACAAAAGCCCCAAGTCTTAGTCCAATGGTCGCATAATTCGCTCAAAGATGTCACGTGAGAAAACTTTTTTGCGTTTCTTCAATTATATTAAGAGTTAGACCTTGAGGGCAAGGTTTATTCTGATAGGAAAGACACTGATACATAGACGAGGATGGCGATTGATCCACAAAAGGCTCAAGTAATAATTGTCAAGTAGGTTTAGCCATAAAAGACAAAGGTACGATAAGTCTTACCTGTTGAACAAGCTGGTAGAAAACAAATAGAAAAGACTTGAGGGAAGAGAGAccagaagaggaagacttaatTAACTGATAAACTACCTAGCGGGCAATGAAGATCGACTAGAGACAGGAAAACACCAATGTGGACCAAAGACTTCAAGTTCTACCAACCTATCGTAGCTTAAGGTTAGTTTTGAGAATGTGTAATGCTTCCTTATTTAAGTGTTACAAAATTATTAGTACTTGGTTCTCCAAGTTCTTCTACAAGCAGAGATACATAAATCTCCTTGGAATCTATCATCAAGGTTatgaaataaattgaattcattcTTACCATTTTGGTAGAATATTGGAGTTAGGCAATGACTCGAAGAAAGTGTTCAAGCAAATCTATAGGTCGTTTATTTCACAACTCATTTGCTATCTTACACAAATACACAATCCTGCAGTCCCAGACATGGATTTGGCAGAGCACTGATAGAACAAGTCTAATTTGACTAGTCTTCACTGGTTAGGTAAGCTATATAAAGTTTTATGGATACTCACTAGgcaagaatttaaaaaaaaaaagaaaggcgAAGCAGTCTTTTTTGAGATTTGAAACTAGGTAAAAGATaacatacaatatataaaaggaaGTAGTTGAAATCGAATTCCaaacaaaaaaacttaaatCTGTGCGAGAAAAACTTACAACCAAACAAGTATTTCAATGGATACATTCATGAAGCATGTGAACCTGGTGGGCAAATTAACTTTTCATCTGTGAATtctgaaataaaataatgaaaagtgCCGATGGACTTCAGTTTCTTTAGAACCTTATATTGAATCACTTTGAACATTTCACATAGACCAAGCATGTACCTTCAAAAGTATACCATCTTTGTAACTTTGCTGCCCCAAACCTCTCTTCTATGTTATGACTCGTTCCCCGCCTTCCATTTCTTTCAAATTAGAAAAGACCCCATACAGAAATATAACCACTATCAATCGCTTTATCTCCTCATTGTGTCAATTCTCTAACAAGATAGATAAACTAGAGAAAAGCATACTGCACTTCTCTTTTTGATTGACCCTCCCATCTCCTTATAACCTCTAGCATTATTTGATTCCAAGTATCTATAGGCCCTGGTAAGCACCAATGTACACAATCATTCTGTACATGCTCTTGAATCCCATTAGCAAATGGATTTGGATACATGTAAGGACCTGGATGACCATCTGGTCTCATTAGCGATAATCTGGTCACATCCAATACCTCTAGCCTCAACCCCTTTTGCTTAGCATTTTCCTTAGCTTTCTCCACTTGTTCAACCTCAATATTTCTGATATCAGCATCCATTCCTTCAAGCAATTTTTCGCCCTCCTTATAAGGCTTGGTCTTAGGACAAGCACCTGCCTTATCCCAATCACCTTCAAAATGTGATGGAGAAAATGTGGTCAAGATCACATCTTTAACATTAACATTAGACCCTGCTCTTTTGATTACAGTTTTGAGGGTAGTCTTTAAGGCCTTCCTCAAAACATCATAGAAACCAATCTCGGTGTGATTTAGTCCAGGACAATAATGGCAACCCAATACAGAATCTCCCTCAAAATAAACAGCTGGATGTAAAAACCAATGCCCAACAGATAAAACAATCATGTCTATTTGATCTAAATCAGCCGCCCACCTCTCATCAACATAATCCACAAACAAATTGTTATGATTTGGACCAGATTTAGATTTCTCAATTCCTTTAACTAAAAAGGGTGACCAGTAAACAGAAATACTGAAATTATGAGAATCAAAATGCCATCTTCTAAACTTATTATCTTCACCATCTCGATAAACAAGGTTCGGGACAGAGACCGTGGACAGCATGCAAAGAAGGGACTCTAGTTGGTTCCGAGCCATAGAATCACCAACAAAAGCTAAATGTTTGTGACTAAGAAGTTGAAGAAAAGTGAGGGGATCAAACCTCGGAAGCTTGCATTGATTTGGTTTCCATCTCCAGTAGAGGTAACCCAAGTCAGGTCTTCCATGAGCGATGCAGTTTTGACCTTCCTTAAGGGTAGCACAGGCTGTGCCATTGTATAAAGGTCCCATCTTGTCATGGACCCATCTGCCATTGGTGAAGTCACAAGGAATTTCATAAACTTTTTTCACTTCTACAAAAAGACACACAtcgaccaaaaaaaaaaaaacaacctcTCATTAGTAGCAAAACAGAGATTCCATCattcgaaaaaacaaattttgtgtCATTAATGGACACGTACCTCGCTTgatagatg
This sequence is a window from Mangifera indica cultivar Alphonso chromosome 5, CATAS_Mindica_2.1, whole genome shotgun sequence. Protein-coding genes within it:
- the LOC123215999 gene encoding protein ALTERED XYLOGLUCAN 4-like, with protein sequence MGKDQHSYSFTKKFLPWFFYCTIAIAIFRLYFYPLHLVRQSTIDQLPDTLITPSSSSSSIKREVKKVYEIPCDFTNGRWVHDKMGPLYNGTACATLKEGQNCIAHGRPDLGYLYWRWKPNQCKLPRFDPLTFLQLLSHKHLAFVGDSMARNQLESLLCMLSTVSVPNLVYRDGEDNKFRRWHFDSHNFSISVYWSPFLVKGIEKSKSGPNHNNLFVDYVDERWAADLDQIDMIVLSVGHWFLHPAVYFEGDSVLGCHYCPGLNHTEIGFYDVLRKALKTTLKTVIKRAGSNVNVKDVILTTFSPSHFEGDWDKAGACPKTKPYKEGEKLLEGMDADIRNIEVEQVEKAKENAKQKGLRLEVLDVTRLSLMRPDGHPGPYMYPNPFANGIQEHVQNDCVHWCLPGPIDTWNQIMLEVIRRWEGQSKREVQYAFL